The genomic window CTTTATCACCCACATCAACTTGTACCGCTGACTTTTTTTGCAGAGCGATATGGATCAGCAAAATCGTCTATTAGTGAAGATTTAGCTATTATTAAGCAAACGTTTGAACAACAAGGAATCGGTTTGTTGCGCACGCTCCCTGGGGCTGCCGGAGGAGTGCAATATGTCCCGAAAATGTCGGAAGCAGAAGCAAAACAATTTATTCAGCAATTATGTACAAGCCTAGCAGACCCTGAGCGATTATTACCAGGGGGATATTTGTACATGACGGATTTGCTCGGTGATACGCGCATCGTCAACCAAATTGGGCGTCTATATGCTTCTGCGTTTGCGCATGAACATATTGATTTTGTTGTAACGGTTGCTACAAAAGGAATTCCGTTAGCTTATGCAGTTGCGAGTTTTTTAAATGTACCTGTCGTCATTATTCGTCGTGATAGTAAAGTAACGGAAGGATCAATGGTCAGCATCAAT from Anoxybacillus gonensis includes these protein-coding regions:
- the purR gene encoding pur operon repressor encodes the protein MKLRRSSRLVDMTHYLLYHPHQLVPLTFFAERYGSAKSSISEDLAIIKQTFEQQGIGLLRTLPGAAGGVQYVPKMSEAEAKQFIQQLCTSLADPERLLPGGYLYMTDLLGDTRIVNQIGRLYASAFAHEHIDFVVTVATKGIPLAYAVASFLNVPVVIIRRDSKVTEGSMVSINYVSGSSKRIQTMVLSKRSLREGSNVLIVDDFMKAGGTINGMISLLSEFRANVVGIGVLVESEEAEERLVDEYVSLVKLTSVNVKEKQITVEEGNYFHFVK